Genomic DNA from Mauremys mutica isolate MM-2020 ecotype Southern chromosome 13, ASM2049712v1, whole genome shotgun sequence:
CTGTCTGCTAGGAACTGCAGAGAGATCCAGCAACTCAGTGAATATTGCGAAGAGACTGGGAGACAGCAGCTGGATAGCACAGTGATGAGACATTATTGACAGGTGCAAAGACAGACAGTGACAGAAGAATCCTGGCAGTGGACTGTCCAATGCTTCTGAGGCTGGGAAACAGTCCACAGAGACCAATACTGTAAGTCTGCTCTTTCAGGTAAATATGCTTGGGTGCTAATATACTGGAGCAATGTAATACTAGAACTATGAGTTACAACTGGAACTCTTTGAAACTTTTACTATCATTTAATCAAATATCTAGAGTTGCTCATTTTTTTCCAGCATAAAAATTTCTCTTTTCATTGAAATTGTAGAAACCAAGCCATTTTTTGGTTTAGTGAATCAAGAACCAAACAGTTGCGGGTAAAAaatgctgaaaactgaaaaattttcactgagtttttttaagaaaagaaaaaaaatccaatagatACACTGTTTTTAAGGATAGCACAGAGCtatcacattttttttcaattgaaaGCCCacttttcctttgaaataatttaaacagAGAATATCTGAATTCTCCAAATTGAAAACTAATATTTAAGCCAGTGGGCCAGCGCTGATATTGTCCAATAACACCCTCTGTTCCAATCATGTTTATTGCTCTCTCAAAAAGATTCTTGCAAAATGTTAAAACTGAGGAAGCGGCAATGTTATATCCTCAGCCTATGTTCTATACATAAAGGCATCtttaaattgaggcacagagagctgaaGCCCCCATCCAAAGCCTGTCTCTGCTCAATGACATAGAAAAGGGCAATGTGGCTAGACCCCAGATCTCCTGTTCTAGCACCATATCCTCTGTCCCACACTGATGCCCGCTAACCAGAAATACTCTTAACAGATGGACAGCATAGAAACATAGGTAGACACAGCCTGTGTCCCGGAGAGCTTCCAACTGGAGTAGGCAGAGAAAGATAGGGAGAAGAAATAGAGGTACAGGAAGGCCcacggtcacacagcaagtcaatggcagaaccaaGAATAGAAACCAAGTCTCCTGATGTCCACTGAAAGGCAAAGGCCACATATACAGTCACAGAGGGAAATTAAACAACGTAGAAGTGGCTGAGTGATGCTGTTAGCCCCTCATCACACAGCGATGGAAATGCTGGGATCTGGTGCCACAGATCAGTTTTGGAAACAGGCAGCAGGCCGCCTCTGTTGTGTTGCACTGGAACACTTACAACTGAGGTGTCATTGAGGATGCTTTCTGAGTCCAGGTCATATTTCTTCAGAAACTGGAAATCAGGCAGCATTTGCTTTTTAATACATTACCTCCATATCCAAGTTTGCATATTTCCCCAGTAGGGGAAATAGCTTGGCTAGTTCATTGGGGTGGGAGGTGCTTTGCTCCATCCATCACACAGCATTTTATCAAGCCACATCCTGAGCCAGATCTTCAAATGGTGTAAActgatgcaactccattgacattAAGGGAACCATGCCAATTTACACTCGTGTGTTATTTTGCCATTCCTAGTCAATGGCAGTGACAAATGCTGTGCACCTTTCACACTCCTACAGTGAGATATTTCTGAGGGAAATCAGGGCCATACTTAGGGTGTAGATGTAACCCCGACCGTTACATCTACAACTTCCTCACACAATGaactgaggaagaaaatgtccaaACAAACCACCgtgaccgagttccttctcctgggatgctCTGACGtttgggagctgcagattttataCTTCTTGGTGTATCTAGTGATTTACCTGGCAGCCCTGATGGGCAATCTTCTGATCATCACAGCCATAGCCCTCGACCACCATCTTCACACCTCcagttttcctttgaaataatttaTGTGGAAAATATCTGAATATTCCAGATTGGAAACTTTGATTTCAACCAGGTTGGGGATATTAACATTATCCAGTAATAGTAAAATTTGAACCCAGACACTCTATTGCAACTGTGTATATTTGTGTTTCAAAGGTACACTTATTGAATGGCAATACTGAGTAAGCAGCAAAGTTGGTAGCCCACAGCATATTTATTAAGCATACTAGTGCCTTAGACGGAGAACAGAGAATTGAAGCCCTCCCACCAAAGCCTATCTCTCTTATCCCAGACAAGGACATAGAGGAGATGAATGGGATTAGACTCTAGATCTCCTGCTCTAGAGCGGTATCCTCTGTCCCACACTGCTGCCAGCTAAACACATATGCTGTAAATGGGAACATACATGTAACAAGACACAGTCCATCCCACACAGCGCTCACAGTCCAAGCAGACCAAGCAGAGAAAGGGtcagaggggaaacagaggcactggGGGGAAGTGACTGGCTCAAGATCAtagagcaggtcagtggcagagacaatAATAAACCCTAGGTGTCCTGATGGCCAGCgacccacacagacataaaatgACAGAGGTAAACGTTGCAGCAAAGAGGTAGCTGAGCGATGCTACTACCCCATTGTTACACTTAGATTGAAGTAGGGTCTTGTGTCACAAATCAATACATACGCAGGCAACAGGTCATCTATGTGGTGCTGCAGTGGAATCACTAAAGACAAGCTCTCATACACAATGCTGAGCAAGTCTATGTCATATTTCCCCAGAGAGTGGATATCAGGCTGTGTTGGTGGGCTGTTTGTAGCAATAGAGGATCCAGCTTGCCTAGAATGTTGCATTGGGTTGTACTTTGATCCATCCTTCACAAAGCATTTTATCAagccacatcctggggcagatcTTTAGATGGTGcaaactgcagtggggaaggtttaggttggatatttggaaaaactttttcactcagagagtggtgaaacactggaatgtgttacctagggaggtggtagaatgtccttcctaagaggtttttaaggtcaggcttgacaaagccctggctgggatgatttagttgggaattggtcctgctttgagcagggggttggactagatgacctcctgaggtcccttccaaccctgatatactatgatattttatgattctatgatgcagctccattgactttaagggagCCATGTCAATTTCAACGTGTGTGATAACTCACCACTCCTAGTTAAATAGCACTGACGAGCGCTGGGCATTGTTGACACTCATATCATCAGATATTGCTGCAGGGAATCAGCGCAACTCCCTCTCTCACTATAATCCCCACCACTGTTTATGTCCTTCCCTCCACAGCCATCACACaatgaactgagaaagaaaatgtccaaccaaaccaccctgaccgagttccttctcctgggattctctgatattcgggagctgcagattttgcactttgtgaTGTTCCTACTGATTTACCTGGTAGGATtgatggggaatcttctcatcatcacagccaTAGTCCTCGACCACCAGCTTCACatccccatgtatttcttcctggtgAATCTGTCCATCCTAGACCTCGGCTCCATCTCCGTTActatccccaaatccatggccaattcCCTCATGAATACCAGTTTGATTTCTTACCCTGGATGTGTCACCCAAgtctttctctttttcctcttcacTGCAGCTGATCTTGCCTtactcaccatcatggcatacgaccgatatgtcgccatctgccaaccactgcactacgAGAGCataatgaacaggagagcttgtgtccaaatggcagctaGTGCCTGGATTACTGGTATTGTCTACTCTGCCCTGCACACTGGGAACACCTTCAGGTTGCCCTTCTGCCAGTCCAATGTCATCAACCAGTTCTTTtgtgaaatcccccagctacTCAAGCTCACCTGCTCTGACTCGTACCTCAGTGAAATTGGGGCTATTGCCTTTAGTATGTTTTTAGGTtcaaactgctttgtttttataattgtgtcttatgttcagatcttcaaagcagtgctgagaatcccttctgagcagggccgaggtaaagccttctccacctgcctccctcacctcactgtggtctcttTGTTACTTTGCACTGGCTCCTTTGAGTAcatgaaacccacctccagctcagcatCAAATATGGATCTCATGATGGGTGTTCTATATTCCCTGGTGCCTCCAATAATGAATccaatcatctacagcatgaggaacaaggagatcaaagctgcATTAAAGAAACTGATTGTGTGGAGGTTAATTTCCAAGAATTAAATTTTCCATCATTAGTACTTGATTGAGATTTCATTCTGAGCTTCTTTATGGATATAATCAACTGATGACAAAATTGTCCCCTTGAGAAAATATGGTGAAATCTGTTTATGAAATCATAAAATCCGGACTAACTCCTTTGAAGTAAAATGAGTTAATTTAGAATTACATCACTGTAAAAAAGATCAAAATCTTAATATCTATCCataaatgtacacacacacccttctatCTGTCTTATACTGATAACATCACCTTGCTATCTGACCATGTTGCACAGAATATCAATAGCCATAGCTAAGTCACTAGTGGACTTCTTGAATTTTCTCGTGCTTCTCCTTTTTCGGGGGATAAAAATTGTGATCGGGGTATGAGAGGTTtggcttgtttgtttgcttggttgtttctttttcatgttgtttcattttatttatacatTGCTTGGCTTGCTTCTTTGTTCCAGGTGACTTTTGGGGAATAGGAATTTGCAGGGTGGAATATGTTTGATTAAACTGGATATCCATTTATTTTGTCATCTATTCAATGTGTCAATGTCATAATGTCTTTTAAAGGATTTTCTGGATGACTTAAATTTTCCTTTCCCCAatgatgaaaaattaaaaaatggtcTGTAGGTTTATGGATACCTGAGTTCCTGTTTAAATGATTGTTAATGCTGATGGGATTTTATTGTCTTATTTATGATGTGATAGCGCACCTACTCCTTTTAAAATTATGTATcttatctattttaaaaaataagtaaataaatattgTAATCTTCTTGCTATGGTGAAAAGGCATTTTGGAAGAGAAAACTATTGCAATGTTTCCTAAAGACAA
This window encodes:
- the LOC123348858 gene encoding olfactory receptor 14C36-like, which produces MSNQTTLTEFLLLGFSDIRELQILHFVMFLLIYLVGLMGNLLIITAIVLDHQLHIPMYFFLVNLSILDLGSISVTIPKSMANSLMNTSLISYPGCVTQVFLFFLFTAADLALLTIMAYDRYVAICQPLHYESIMNRRACVQMAASAWITGIVYSALHTGNTFRLPFCQSNVINQFFCEIPQLLKLTCSDSYLSEIGAIAFSMFLGSNCFVFIIVSYVQIFKAVLRIPSEQGRGKAFSTCLPHLTVVSLLLCTGSFEYMKPTSSSASNMDLMMGVLYSLVPPIMNPIIYSMRNKEIKAALKKLIVWRLISKN